The following proteins are encoded in a genomic region of Bosea beijingensis:
- a CDS encoding Hcp family type VI secretion system effector — MASDFLLEIDGIKGESKDSKHKDTIEVDSFSWGVNNAGSHASNAGGGAGKASFQDIHFTSSVGKASTNLALFCATGKHIKKAVLFVRKQGDKQQDYYTLTLEDLLVSSYQSGDAAGGSSIPTDQFSLNYAKIKYEYKPQKADGSLDAALTMSYDIKTKEAK; from the coding sequence ATGGCTAGCGACTTCCTGCTCGAGATCGACGGTATCAAGGGCGAAAGCAAGGATTCCAAGCACAAGGATACGATCGAGGTCGATTCCTTTTCCTGGGGCGTCAACAATGCGGGCTCGCATGCGTCCAACGCCGGCGGCGGCGCGGGCAAGGCGAGCTTCCAGGACATCCACTTCACGTCCTCGGTCGGCAAGGCCTCGACCAATCTGGCGCTGTTCTGCGCCACCGGCAAGCACATCAAGAAGGCCGTGCTCTTCGTCCGCAAGCAGGGCGACAAGCAGCAGGACTACTACACGCTGACGCTGGAGGACCTGCTGGTGTCGAGCTACCAGTCCGGCGATGCCGCCGGCGGGTCGAGCATCCCGACCGACCAGTTCTCGCTGAACTACGCCAAGATCAAATACGAGTACAAGCCGCAGAAGGCCGATGGCTCGCTCGATGCGGCGCTGACCATGTCGTATGACATCAAGACCAAGGAAGCCAAGTAA
- a CDS encoding ImpA family type VI secretion system protein gives MADLNFAELTKPVSADEPCGPDLEDDLDFMNATARLEVALPASYFRRDDDGRQIAFDRTSIEFPAAFAELGKLLERSRDLRLFVLAAKLTILNRDVPGFTASLSAMADLLGAHWEEMHPRAMDGDFVMREVALQGLDELATVVLPLQHAPLFVSRRIGPFMFRSQLVASGETKLVEGEQHPDASAIQAALGDVEADDLVAVLGRVNAARDALARLRTIWLEKVGVDHPLGFPRLATLLDQIATFLDAAVARRVPGHQASGPEPAATGPQGPAANTATFSPGSLSSILHVKDTLAACLGYFRKTEPSSPAVLLIGQAQQLIGKSLIEVIQIMFPDQVDRAVFEIGDQRRFRLPLERLPAPDGYEAESEYEAESDADDSYGDSTDEAGDGYDGDAEASEDASDGSDGEEVVAKAAEEAVSAPSPVSSTIVIGSRTDAVNAMRAVAAFYRQAEPSHPTPLLMDKACALAQHDFMSLLGNILPDVVPEPGSDS, from the coding sequence ATGGCGGACCTGAATTTCGCCGAACTGACGAAGCCGGTCTCGGCTGACGAGCCCTGCGGGCCGGATCTCGAAGACGATCTCGATTTCATGAATGCGACGGCGCGGCTCGAGGTCGCGCTGCCGGCCTCGTATTTCCGCCGCGACGACGACGGGCGGCAGATCGCCTTCGACCGGACGAGCATCGAATTTCCCGCCGCCTTCGCCGAACTCGGCAAGCTGCTGGAGCGCTCGCGCGATCTCCGGCTCTTCGTGCTCGCGGCGAAGCTGACGATCCTCAATCGCGACGTCCCCGGATTCACTGCCAGCCTCTCAGCCATGGCCGATCTCCTCGGTGCCCATTGGGAGGAGATGCATCCCCGCGCGATGGATGGCGATTTCGTGATGCGCGAAGTCGCCCTGCAGGGGCTCGATGAACTGGCGACGGTCGTGCTGCCGCTGCAGCATGCGCCGCTCTTCGTGAGCCGCCGCATCGGGCCGTTCATGTTCCGCAGCCAGCTTGTTGCGAGCGGTGAGACCAAGCTGGTCGAGGGCGAGCAGCATCCCGATGCGAGCGCGATCCAGGCGGCCCTGGGCGATGTCGAGGCCGACGACCTGGTCGCGGTGCTCGGCCGGGTGAACGCGGCGCGCGATGCGCTCGCACGCCTGCGGACGATCTGGCTGGAGAAGGTGGGTGTCGATCATCCCCTCGGCTTTCCGCGCCTGGCGACATTGCTGGACCAGATCGCCACCTTCCTCGATGCCGCGGTCGCGCGGCGTGTCCCCGGCCATCAGGCGTCGGGGCCCGAGCCGGCTGCGACCGGCCCGCAGGGCCCGGCAGCGAACACCGCAACCTTCAGTCCCGGCAGCCTTTCGAGCATCCTCCATGTGAAGGATACGCTGGCTGCCTGCCTCGGCTACTTTCGCAAAACCGAGCCTTCGAGCCCGGCCGTCCTGCTGATCGGGCAGGCGCAGCAGTTGATCGGAAAGTCGTTGATCGAGGTCATCCAGATCATGTTCCCCGACCAGGTCGACAGGGCGGTCTTCGAGATCGGCGACCAGCGCCGGTTCCGTTTGCCGCTCGAGCGGCTGCCGGCGCCTGACGGCTACGAGGCGGAGAGCGAATACGAAGCCGAGAGCGACGCGGATGACAGCTACGGCGACAGCACGGACGAGGCCGGGGACGGCTACGACGGCGATGCCGAGGCGAGCGAGGACGCTTCCGACGGAAGCGATGGCGAGGAGGTTGTGGCGAAGGCCGCTGAAGAGGCCGTTTCCGCGCCGAGCCCCGTGTCCTCGACGATCGTGATCGGCAGCCGCACGGATGCGGTCAACGCGATGAGGGCGGTCGCCGCCTTCTATCGCCAGGCCGAGCCGTCGCACCCGACGCCGCTCCTGATGGACAAGGCCTGTGCGCTGGCGCAGCATGATTTCATGTCGCTTCTCGGCAACATCCTGCCAGATGTCGTGCCGGAGCCGGGGAGCGACAGCTAG
- a CDS encoding DUF6931 family protein has protein sequence MSRLRFSTAREVFETYPAAHQAVTMAPTTEPPLAFLGRLVRGPAPMEAAGFCAFLLPRRETVWWALQAVRATQPPGTQDPGLDAAEAWVREPGDKTRFAALRLAQVGDSARPGTFVAWAAGYSGGSMSESHPIPTPPDLTAKMARIAVLNAINRLPARERDGALRACVEACIRLAEDDAGKR, from the coding sequence ATGTCACGCCTGCGCTTCAGCACCGCCCGCGAAGTGTTCGAGACCTATCCAGCGGCCCATCAGGCCGTGACGATGGCGCCGACCACCGAACCGCCGCTGGCTTTTCTCGGCCGCCTCGTCAGGGGCCCGGCGCCGATGGAAGCGGCCGGCTTCTGTGCCTTTCTCCTGCCGCGGCGCGAGACGGTGTGGTGGGCGCTGCAGGCGGTGCGCGCGACGCAGCCGCCCGGCACGCAGGACCCCGGCCTCGATGCCGCAGAAGCCTGGGTGCGCGAGCCCGGCGACAAGACCCGCTTCGCGGCGCTGCGGCTGGCTCAGGTCGGCGACAGCGCAAGGCCCGGCACCTTCGTCGCCTGGGCGGCCGGGTATTCCGGCGGCAGCATGTCGGAGAGCCATCCCATACCGACGCCGCCGGACCTCACCGCCAAGATGGCCCGCATCGCCGTGCTCAATGCGATCAACCGCCTGCCGGCCCGCGAGCGCGACGGCGCATTGCGCGCCTGCGTCGAAGCATGCATTCGTTTGGCTGAAGACGATGCTGGCAAGCGCTGA
- a CDS encoding PAAR domain-containing protein, with product MPKGPAARVTDPVIHPLPPILQPGPGSPNVLIGTLMAWRGVPAAAAAAMQAAKQVSDAALQVAQAATVAAAGTPGAPAAIAAEETAKNAAAASMGSMITGAAGGADIHICLTPLGPLPLPTHGPGVVIDGSQTVLINNLPACRMGDTILEALGPPNKIAMGLPTVIIGG from the coding sequence ATGCCCAAGGGACCGGCCGCACGCGTGACTGACCCCGTAATCCATCCGCTGCCGCCGATCCTGCAACCGGGACCGGGCAGCCCGAACGTGCTGATCGGCACCCTCATGGCCTGGCGCGGAGTGCCTGCCGCGGCCGCGGCCGCCATGCAGGCGGCGAAGCAGGTCTCCGATGCCGCGCTGCAAGTGGCTCAGGCCGCCACCGTCGCCGCGGCCGGCACGCCGGGAGCACCGGCCGCCATCGCCGCCGAGGAAACCGCCAAGAACGCGGCTGCCGCCAGCATGGGCTCGATGATCACAGGCGCGGCAGGCGGCGCCGATATCCATATCTGCCTGACGCCGCTCGGGCCGTTGCCGCTGCCGACACATGGGCCCGGTGTCGTCATCGACGGCTCGCAGACCGTGCTGATCAACAACTTGCCGGCCTGCCGGATGGGCGACACGATCCTGGAGGCGCTCGGTCCGCCCAACAAGATCGCGATGGGCCTGCCGACCGTGATCATCGGCGGCTGA
- the tssB gene encoding type VI secretion system contractile sheath small subunit, with translation MAGDSGQKFIRRNRPPRVHITYEDPYNAEQKVELPFVMGVMADLSGNASAIEKSEISQRKFLDFDMDNFDQRMAAIEPAVSFNVPNKLGEDSNEKLSVALKFSKFEDFNPAAIARQIPATAKLLEAREQLANLLRYMDGKMAASDQIKALLADPQLMAALKDKLGKAEPSEDKTAN, from the coding sequence ATGGCCGGAGATTCTGGACAGAAGTTCATCCGCCGCAACAGGCCGCCTCGGGTCCACATCACCTATGAGGACCCGTACAACGCGGAGCAGAAGGTCGAGTTGCCCTTCGTCATGGGCGTCATGGCCGATCTTTCGGGCAATGCCTCGGCGATCGAGAAGTCCGAGATATCGCAGCGCAAGTTCCTCGACTTCGACATGGACAATTTCGATCAGCGCATGGCCGCGATCGAGCCGGCCGTGTCCTTCAACGTGCCCAACAAGCTGGGCGAGGACAGCAACGAGAAGCTCTCGGTGGCGTTGAAGTTCTCGAAATTCGAGGATTTCAATCCGGCCGCCATCGCCCGCCAGATTCCGGCGACGGCGAAGCTCCTGGAGGCGCGCGAACAGCTCGCCAACCTCCTGCGCTACATGGACGGCAAGATGGCCGCCAGCGATCAGATCAAGGCGCTGCTGGCCGACCCCCAGCTTATGGCGGCGCTGAAGGACAAGCTCGGCAAGGCCGAGCCTTCCGAAGACAAGACGGCGAACTGA
- a CDS encoding type VI secretion system Vgr family protein, with protein sequence MPSALRQDNSTASFSTPKGKDEFTIIKFEASEALSELFTYNIEAASKTENADLQSIMSEKCAIKFTLKNKSERVLNGTLVDAQWLGKQDDLYIYRFTLKPWLWLLSQRADCRIFKNKTALDIIKEIFKKEGSASFDDRTSETLQPIDYCVQYRETDLDFVLRLMEQYGIYYYFKHSDGDHKLVLCDSRSAHDQVQAAAEPSFQGDASGYAFVPQGNRFPRSAVEHLTHWSTIRRLRTGKFELKDYDFEKSESDLTARAEEGFPKAKSYEAYDYPAAYTKRDQGEHFARVMAQAEQAQDDRRYAGGDAASLYPGALMKLIDHPTGAENSEYIVVRATHAYGIQSYRSSGRRDEALYHGSYELQKSDKRFRAPLVTPRPTVYGPHTAKVVGEKNKGEEGDIDVDEYGRIWLRFHWDREDGSTSCRTRVAQMWAGKGWGGQIIPRIGQEVIVEYIEGNPDLPLVVGAVVNDQHKPPYDLPANKTQSGLKSESTDGAGFSDTYNEIKFEDRKDQEVLEIRTEKDHKITVNNIETRDIGERYDGAGYSRETTLKKGDDKLDVQNGKLDIEALREINLKVGESTIKMTPGSIEIKSPKITIHSQALTEVKSDGILTIKASMVNIN encoded by the coding sequence ATGCCATCCGCTCTTAGGCAAGACAATAGCACTGCGTCTTTCTCTACACCAAAGGGGAAAGACGAATTTACTATTATAAAGTTCGAAGCCAGCGAAGCTTTGAGTGAATTATTTACTTATAATATCGAGGCAGCCAGCAAGACTGAGAATGCCGATCTGCAAAGCATCATGAGCGAGAAATGCGCGATCAAGTTCACGCTCAAGAACAAGAGCGAGCGCGTCTTGAACGGCACGCTGGTCGACGCGCAATGGCTCGGCAAGCAGGACGATCTCTATATCTATCGCTTCACGCTCAAGCCCTGGCTCTGGCTGCTCTCGCAGCGCGCCGACTGCCGGATCTTCAAGAACAAGACCGCCTTGGACATCATCAAGGAGATCTTCAAGAAGGAGGGCTCTGCGAGTTTCGACGACCGCACCAGCGAGACGCTTCAGCCGATCGACTACTGCGTCCAGTACCGCGAGACAGATCTCGATTTCGTGCTGCGGCTGATGGAGCAATACGGCATCTACTACTATTTCAAGCACAGCGACGGCGACCACAAGCTCGTGCTCTGCGATTCCCGCTCCGCCCATGATCAGGTCCAGGCCGCGGCCGAGCCGAGCTTCCAGGGCGACGCCTCGGGCTATGCCTTCGTGCCCCAGGGCAACCGCTTTCCGCGCAGCGCCGTCGAGCACCTGACCCACTGGTCGACGATCCGCCGCCTGCGCACCGGCAAGTTCGAGCTCAAGGATTATGATTTCGAGAAATCGGAATCCGATCTCACCGCCCGGGCCGAGGAAGGCTTCCCGAAAGCGAAATCCTACGAGGCCTACGACTACCCCGCCGCCTACACCAAGCGCGACCAGGGGGAGCATTTCGCCCGCGTCATGGCGCAGGCCGAGCAGGCGCAGGACGACCGCCGCTATGCCGGCGGCGATGCCGCGAGCCTCTATCCCGGCGCGCTGATGAAGCTGATCGACCATCCGACCGGCGCCGAGAACAGCGAGTACATCGTCGTCCGCGCGACCCATGCCTACGGCATCCAGAGCTATCGCTCGTCCGGGCGCCGGGACGAGGCGCTCTATCACGGCTCCTACGAGCTCCAGAAAAGCGACAAGCGCTTCCGTGCGCCCCTCGTGACGCCCCGCCCCACCGTCTACGGGCCGCACACCGCCAAGGTCGTCGGCGAGAAGAACAAGGGCGAGGAAGGCGATATCGACGTCGACGAGTACGGCCGCATCTGGCTGCGCTTTCACTGGGACCGCGAGGACGGCTCGACCTCCTGCCGCACCCGCGTCGCGCAGATGTGGGCCGGCAAGGGCTGGGGCGGACAGATCATTCCCCGCATCGGCCAGGAGGTGATCGTCGAGTACATCGAGGGCAATCCGGACCTGCCGCTCGTCGTCGGCGCCGTCGTCAACGACCAGCACAAGCCGCCCTACGACTTGCCGGCGAACAAGACCCAGTCCGGCCTCAAATCGGAATCGACGGATGGAGCCGGCTTTTCCGACACCTATAACGAGATCAAGTTCGAGGATCGCAAGGACCAGGAGGTCCTGGAGATCCGGACCGAGAAGGACCACAAGATCACCGTCAACAACATCGAGACCCGCGATATCGGCGAGCGCTACGACGGGGCGGGCTATTCGCGCGAGACCACGCTGAAGAAGGGCGACGACAAGCTCGACGTCCAGAACGGCAAGCTCGATATCGAGGCACTCCGGGAGATCAATCTCAAGGTCGGCGAGAGCACGATCAAGATGACGCCCGGCAGCATCGAGATCAAATCGCCGAAGATCACGATCCATAGCCAGGCGCTGACGGAGGTGAAGAGCGATGGCATCCTCACCATCAAGGCGTCGATGGTGAACATCAACTGA
- the tssK gene encoding type VI secretion system baseplate subunit TssK → MSWYSKVVWSEGLFLRPHHFQQSDRYLENLLESRVRNVTPYPWGFSVLEIDRDLAQQSRIGLRRAVGVMPDGTPFALPDNSPLPAAIEVPENAAGQIVWLSLPLAAANTREVEDTLNGSASRYVPANEMLIDSTASLRTEEEIDVAHPRLTLELRKTSKAGYVGLALGRILEVRDRAILFDEKFAPPVLVCSAYPVIEGWLDRVIGWIDNKLEELARYAADPTAGGGLQSADYFVLQLLNRNIPVLKHMRRSRFVHPERLFTAFLALAGELATFTTAERRARDYPAYDHDDLENCFAPVVRDIQDFLSANLGRRAIRLEIVERAQNAFMSTIRDRSLVRNATLVLEVAARRPLTEIQAQFPQLFKIGPNTKMNEIVHAHLPGINLVHLPTPPPQIRALTDHVYFYLDRTSPLWPEFSTASSIGMHFSGDWPDLELELWAVLEGRR, encoded by the coding sequence ATGTCGTGGTACAGCAAGGTCGTCTGGTCGGAAGGACTGTTTCTCAGGCCGCATCATTTCCAGCAGAGCGACCGCTATCTCGAAAACCTGCTGGAAAGCCGCGTCCGCAACGTCACGCCCTATCCATGGGGCTTCTCGGTGCTGGAGATCGATCGCGATCTCGCCCAGCAGAGCCGCATCGGCCTGCGCCGCGCCGTCGGCGTGATGCCGGACGGCACGCCTTTCGCACTGCCCGACAACAGCCCCCTGCCCGCCGCGATCGAGGTACCGGAGAACGCCGCGGGCCAGATCGTCTGGCTCTCGCTGCCGCTTGCCGCCGCCAATACGCGGGAGGTCGAGGACACGCTGAACGGCTCGGCCAGCCGCTATGTCCCGGCGAACGAGATGCTGATCGATTCCACCGCCTCGCTGCGGACGGAAGAAGAGATCGACGTCGCCCATCCGCGCCTGACGCTTGAGCTGCGCAAGACCTCGAAGGCCGGCTATGTGGGCTTAGCTCTGGGCCGCATCCTCGAAGTACGCGATCGCGCCATCCTGTTCGACGAGAAATTCGCGCCGCCGGTGCTGGTCTGCTCGGCCTATCCGGTGATCGAGGGCTGGCTCGACCGCGTCATCGGCTGGATCGACAACAAGCTGGAGGAGCTCGCCCGCTACGCCGCCGATCCGACGGCTGGCGGCGGCCTGCAGAGCGCTGATTATTTCGTGCTACAGCTCCTCAACCGCAATATTCCCGTGCTCAAGCACATGCGCCGCTCGCGCTTCGTCCATCCCGAGCGGCTGTTCACGGCCTTCCTGGCGCTCGCCGGCGAGCTTGCGACCTTCACCACGGCCGAGCGCCGCGCCCGCGACTACCCGGCCTATGACCATGACGACCTGGAGAACTGCTTCGCCCCGGTGGTGCGCGACATCCAGGACTTCCTCTCGGCCAATCTCGGCCGCCGGGCGATCCGGCTGGAGATCGTCGAGCGGGCGCAGAACGCCTTCATGTCGACGATCCGCGACCGCAGCCTCGTGCGCAACGCGACGCTGGTGCTGGAAGTCGCGGCGCGCCGCCCGCTGACCGAGATCCAGGCGCAGTTCCCGCAGCTTTTCAAGATCGGCCCCAACACCAAGATGAACGAGATCGTCCATGCCCATCTGCCGGGCATCAATCTCGTCCACCTGCCGACGCCGCCGCCGCAGATCCGCGCGCTCACGGATCATGTATACTTCTATCTCGACCGCACCTCGCCGCTCTGGCCGGAATTCTCGACGGCGAGTTCGATCGGCATGCATTTTTCCGGTGACTGGCCCGATCTCGAACTCGAGCTCTGGGCCGTTCTGGAGGGCAGGCGATGA
- a CDS encoding RidA family protein — MTIERIGLAARYCDAAIFNGIVFLAGHVAEKTEGASLTEQTEEVLALLEDTLAQAGSRKERILSVQIFLTDIGKIGEMNAVWDKWVAKGHSPARATVEAKLASPGYAIEITAVAAKG, encoded by the coding sequence ATGACCATCGAACGTATCGGACTGGCCGCCCGCTATTGCGACGCCGCCATCTTCAACGGCATCGTCTTCCTCGCCGGCCATGTCGCGGAGAAGACCGAGGGCGCCTCGCTGACCGAGCAGACCGAGGAGGTGCTGGCGCTATTGGAGGATACGCTGGCGCAGGCCGGCAGCCGCAAGGAGCGCATCCTCAGCGTCCAGATCTTCCTCACCGACATCGGCAAGATCGGCGAGATGAACGCGGTCTGGGACAAGTGGGTGGCGAAGGGCCATTCGCCGGCGCGGGCGACCGTCGAGGCGAAGCTCGCTTCGCCCGGCTACGCCATCGAGATCACGGCGGTGGCCGCGAAGGGTTGA
- the tssC gene encoding type VI secretion system contractile sheath large subunit, producing the protein MAAEAQTQQPGGAAVETREVDDFSSILKQSFKPKTERAATEVENAVATLVNQALADQTLIKGDVIDTIEEMIARLDAKLTEQMNEVLHAPEYQKIESAWRGLNYLVFNSETDAQLKIKVMNVSKGELYRNLKTYPGARWDQSPLFKQVYEQEFGQLGGQPFGCLVGDYHFSHVPTDVQLLRDLSKVAAAAHAPFFAGADPTLMGMDTWTELSNPRDLGKVFDTPDYAAWKGLRDAADSRYVGLCLPRVLARVPYGAKSEPVEEFAFEEDTDGHKGEKYAWMNAAYAMAVNINRAFKEYGWCTRIRGVQSGGEVLNLPTHTFPTDDGGVDLKCPTEIAISDRREAELAKSGLIPLIHRKNTDKAAFIGAQSLYKPKAFSGPDGVAATASDNLSSRLPYMFAVSRFAHYLKCMVRDKIGSYKEKEPLRRWLQEWITDYVDGDPLNSSEETKARRPLSDARIDVFEDEENPGYYSAKFYLRPHFQLEGMDIGLSLVSRLPAPKQ; encoded by the coding sequence ATGGCAGCGGAAGCACAAACCCAACAGCCCGGCGGGGCAGCAGTCGAGACGCGCGAAGTCGACGATTTCTCGTCGATCCTGAAGCAGAGTTTCAAGCCGAAGACGGAACGCGCGGCGACAGAGGTCGAGAACGCGGTCGCGACCCTGGTCAATCAGGCGCTGGCGGACCAGACCCTGATCAAGGGCGACGTCATCGACACGATCGAGGAGATGATCGCCCGGCTCGACGCCAAGCTGACCGAGCAGATGAACGAGGTGCTGCACGCACCCGAATACCAGAAGATCGAAAGCGCCTGGCGCGGTCTCAACTATCTCGTCTTCAACTCGGAGACGGATGCGCAGTTGAAGATCAAGGTGATGAATGTCTCCAAGGGCGAGCTTTACCGCAATCTCAAGACCTATCCCGGCGCGCGCTGGGACCAGAGCCCGCTGTTCAAGCAGGTCTACGAGCAGGAATTCGGCCAGCTCGGCGGCCAGCCCTTCGGCTGCCTGGTCGGCGACTATCATTTCAGCCATGTCCCGACCGACGTGCAGCTCCTGCGCGACCTGTCGAAGGTGGCGGCGGCGGCGCATGCGCCCTTCTTCGCCGGGGCCGATCCGACGCTGATGGGCATGGATACCTGGACGGAGCTGTCGAACCCGCGCGATCTCGGCAAGGTCTTCGACACGCCGGATTACGCGGCCTGGAAGGGCCTGCGCGACGCCGCCGACTCCCGCTATGTCGGCCTGTGCCTGCCGCGCGTCCTGGCCCGGGTGCCCTATGGCGCCAAGTCCGAGCCGGTCGAGGAATTCGCCTTCGAGGAGGATACCGACGGGCACAAGGGCGAGAAATACGCCTGGATGAACGCGGCCTATGCGATGGCGGTCAACATCAACCGCGCCTTCAAGGAATATGGCTGGTGCACACGTATCCGCGGCGTCCAGTCGGGCGGCGAGGTGCTGAACCTGCCGACCCACACCTTCCCGACGGATGATGGCGGCGTCGATCTGAAATGCCCGACCGAGATCGCGATCAGCGACCGGCGCGAGGCGGAGCTGGCGAAATCCGGCCTGATCCCGCTGATCCATCGCAAGAACACCGACAAGGCTGCCTTCATCGGCGCCCAGTCGCTCTACAAGCCCAAGGCCTTCTCGGGGCCGGACGGCGTGGCAGCCACCGCATCGGACAACCTGTCGTCGCGGCTGCCCTACATGTTCGCGGTCTCGCGCTTCGCGCATTACCTGAAGTGCATGGTTCGCGACAAGATCGGCTCCTACAAGGAAAAGGAGCCGCTGCGCCGCTGGCTGCAGGAGTGGATCACCGACTATGTCGACGGCGATCCACTCAATTCCAGCGAAGAGACGAAGGCGCGGCGCCCGCTCTCCGATGCGCGCATCGATGTCTTCGAGGACGAGGAGAACCCTGGCTACTACTCGGCCAAGTTCTATCTGCGGCCGCACTTCCAGCTCGAAGGCATGGATATCGGCCTGAGCCTGGTCTCGCGACTACCAGCTCCCAAGCAGTAA
- the tagH gene encoding type VI secretion system-associated FHA domain protein TagH: protein MALTLTIENETSLPDGGPLSVTASGGRGLDIGRDQHLDWALPDPSRAVSGRHCEIRFRDGGWWLRDISTNGTFVNGGEHRVQSPYRLQNGDRLEIGHYIIAVAIDDEAGQASGAAAAPPPYAAQPDSLWAPSEEAAPPIPRRDLMPPNHARPVHAGFIDWAADIPAPNASPAPPPAQDWSTPAARTDEFAWAPLQPQPLPPEEPVAPIPTPRRPSASSPASASPWDEPAAEPIAPELPEESPITPAPAFTPPPAPPFPAEPAPQAAAPAPISMGEFMQRFAKGAGVSPQALATQDPGAFAEQLGGLMRLIAEELKGLLAARAETKRIARSTSQTMIQAQDNNPLKFSPTVDDALQLIFGQPRSGYLDARRAFDESFRDLKAHQIKTYSAMQHALKMLVEDLDPQAINEATAQDGGISGLIGSRKAKMWEAYVARWDAKTAPYENGLVDAFMIYFAECYDRGGK, encoded by the coding sequence ATGGCGCTGACACTGACGATCGAGAACGAAACCTCGCTGCCCGATGGCGGCCCGCTCAGCGTGACCGCCAGCGGCGGGCGTGGCCTCGATATCGGCCGCGACCAGCATCTCGACTGGGCCTTGCCCGATCCCTCGCGCGCCGTCTCCGGCCGGCATTGCGAGATCCGCTTCCGCGACGGCGGCTGGTGGCTGCGCGACATCTCGACCAACGGCACCTTCGTCAATGGTGGCGAGCATCGCGTGCAATCGCCCTACCGGCTCCAGAACGGCGACCGGCTCGAGATCGGCCATTACATCATCGCCGTCGCCATCGACGACGAAGCCGGTCAAGCTTCCGGCGCAGCCGCCGCGCCGCCGCCCTACGCCGCGCAGCCGGACTCGCTCTGGGCACCGAGCGAGGAGGCCGCGCCGCCGATTCCGCGCCGCGACCTGATGCCGCCGAACCATGCCAGGCCGGTCCATGCCGGCTTCATCGACTGGGCGGCCGATATCCCCGCGCCGAACGCGTCACCGGCACCGCCGCCTGCGCAAGACTGGTCGACACCTGCCGCACGGACTGACGAATTCGCCTGGGCGCCGTTGCAGCCACAGCCACTTCCGCCGGAGGAGCCGGTCGCGCCGATTCCGACCCCGCGCCGCCCGTCGGCGAGCAGCCCGGCCAGCGCCAGCCCGTGGGACGAGCCCGCCGCCGAACCAATCGCGCCTGAACTTCCGGAGGAATCTCCCATCACACCGGCGCCGGCCTTCACGCCGCCACCGGCCCCGCCCTTTCCGGCTGAGCCCGCGCCTCAAGCCGCCGCACCCGCGCCGATCTCGATGGGCGAGTTCATGCAGCGCTTCGCCAAGGGCGCCGGCGTCTCGCCGCAGGCGCTGGCGACGCAGGACCCCGGTGCCTTCGCCGAGCAGCTTGGCGGGCTGATGCGGCTGATCGCCGAGGAGCTGAAAGGGCTGCTCGCCGCCCGCGCGGAGACCAAGCGCATCGCCCGCAGCACCAGCCAGACGATGATCCAGGCGCAGGACAACAACCCGCTGAAATTCTCGCCGACGGTCGACGATGCCCTGCAACTGATCTTCGGCCAGCCGCGCAGCGGCTATCTCGATGCCAGGCGCGCCTTCGACGAAAGTTTTCGCGACCTCAAGGCGCACCAGATCAAGACCTATTCGGCCATGCAACATGCGCTGAAGATGCTGGTCGAGGATCTCGATCCGCAGGCGATCAACGAGGCGACGGCGCAGGATGGCGGCATCAGTGGCCTGATCGGCTCGCGCAAGGCGAAGATGTGGGAGGCCTATGTCGCGCGCTGGGACGCCAAGACCGCCCCTTACGAGAACGGCCTCGTCGACGCCTTCATGATCTATTTCGCCGAATGCTACGACCGCGGCGGGAAGTGA
- a CDS encoding OmpA family protein has product MRKQPGLTAFVALTGALVLTMANGAGAQTYKADDIVKHFGPAVAPKPAITRGLCVGTEAECAKAGQVVEPAKPVSAFDLVVKFKYNSDELEPEARLNLDEFAKALKTPQLAKQTFMVEGHTDAAGSAAYNLNLSQRRAQAVVRYLGGHGVKASNLVAKGYGQSKPIAADPLSGDNRRVETRLRTE; this is encoded by the coding sequence ATGCGCAAGCAGCCCGGCCTCACTGCCTTTGTCGCCCTGACCGGCGCTTTGGTTCTCACCATGGCGAACGGGGCAGGGGCGCAGACCTACAAGGCGGACGACATCGTCAAGCATTTCGGGCCGGCGGTTGCGCCCAAGCCCGCCATCACGCGCGGGTTGTGCGTCGGCACGGAAGCCGAATGCGCCAAGGCCGGGCAGGTGGTCGAGCCGGCCAAGCCGGTCAGCGCCTTCGACCTCGTCGTGAAGTTCAAGTACAATTCCGACGAGCTGGAGCCCGAGGCCAGGCTCAATCTCGACGAGTTCGCCAAGGCCCTGAAGACGCCGCAGCTCGCCAAGCAGACCTTCATGGTCGAGGGGCATACGGACGCCGCCGGCAGCGCCGCCTACAATCTCAACCTGTCGCAGCGTCGTGCCCAGGCCGTGGTGCGCTACCTCGGCGGGCATGGCGTCAAGGCTTCCAATCTGGTGGCCAAGGGCTATGGGCAGAGCAAGCCGATCGCGGCCGATCCCTTGTCCGGCGACAACCGCCGGGTCGAGACCCGCCTGCGCACCGAGTGA